Proteins from a genomic interval of Methanothrix sp.:
- a CDS encoding helix-turn-helix domain-containing protein — MKLTQAKVRCILRQNRKGVATKEIARDMKVSQRRVQQIIKSYRESGREPLLGEHIGRPCKPYDENEAGIVRAAHARYRFGARMLEHVIRKQYKVCISHIVFRISLYNIVNYIKLPVKLDVSINF, encoded by the coding sequence ATGAAGCTGACCCAGGCGAAGGTTCGCTGTATTCTTCGCCAGAACCGCAAAGGTGTGGCCACGAAAGAGATTGCGAGGGACATGAAGGTGTCACAAAGGAGGGTTCAACAGATCATAAAGTCATACAGAGAGTCTGGACGGGAACCTTTACTGGGAGAGCATATTGGTCGTCCCTGCAAACCTTACGACGAGAATGAGGCAGGTATTGTAAGAGCAGCCCATGCAAGATATCGATTTGGTGCGCGGATGCTGGAACATGTGATCAGGAAGCAATATAAGGTCTGCATATCACATATAGTATTCCGCATAAGTTTATATAATATTGTAAATTACATAAAATTACCTGTGAAGTTAGATGTATCCATTAATTTTTAA